A section of the Saccharomyces paradoxus strain CBS432 chromosome XII sequence genome encodes:
- the GAG1 gene encoding Gag1p (similar to YLR407W): MAASTSKTPKKNIKNTLTHTLQKWKETLKKITHETLSSIDDSSGSDEKIEALFTVSQPAVVASKGTDRDSGASMSQVGGGVNSTLEMKLTDESEESSSANNTTTTASHTLSNSKKSVQNFENYNVVEERIKLAQISKAPFCNAEKIWKRRRQLWTQPTEQSESANNDGATRREIFQAIPQEYYARVYKKLVVDDKPLREPLNLEDALQVINAGWTETRKWANAAKGMP, encoded by the coding sequence ATGGCAGCTTCTACTTCCAAGACTCCCAAAAAGAACATCAAGAATACCTTAACACATACTTTACAAAAATGGAAGGAAacattaaagaaaattactCACGAAACGTTGAGTAGTATTGATGACTCTAGCGGAAGCGATGAGAAAATAGAGGCTCTGTTCACTGTGTCTCAACCTGCAGTTGTAGCCTCAAAGGGTACAGACAGAGATAGTGGTGCTTCTATGTCGCAGGTAGGGGGAGGAGTCAATAGTACATTAGAGATGAAGCTCACGGATGAAAGTGAGGAATCTAGCTCTGCTAATAACACAACCACAACTGCCTCGCATACTTTATCGAATTCGAAGAAGTCGGTACAGAATTTCGAAAACTATAACGTAGTGGAAGAACGCATAAAATTAGCTCAAATAAGTAAGGCGCCGTTTTGTAATGCTGAAAAAATCTGGAAACGAAGAAGACAGCTCTGGACGCAACCCACAGAACAGAGCGAAAGTGCTAATAATGACGGAGCTACTCGAAGGGAGATTTTTCAAGCCATACCTCAGGAATATTATGCTCGTGTTTACAAGAAACTGGTCGTGGATGATAAACCATTGAGAGAGCCATTAAACCTGGAAGATGCTTTGCAAGTCATAAATGCAGGCTGGACGGAAACAAGAAAGTGGGCTAATGCTGCCAAGGGCATGCCATGA
- the BLS1 gene encoding Bls1p (Subunit of the BLOC-1 complex involved in endosomal maturation~similar to YLR408C), with product MPNRTEELDRLVDKIINSPHGTEASKTLEEIENNQSYILNVQLKKLVRLHDDSFKNKCVSPVTYMLEKYTPYMGHTEALQKEAELVDRDLRIIEMTYQLIKKNRNSK from the coding sequence ATGCCAAACAGGACCGAAGAACTTGACCGATTGGTCGACAAAATAATCAACTCTCCACATGGAACAGAAGCCTCGAAGACgttggaagaaattgaaaataatcAATCATATATATTAAATGTACAGTTGAAGAAGTTGGTGCGACTTCATGACGACTCATTTAAGAACAAGTGTGTTTCGCCTGTTACCTACATGCTAGAAAAATACACTCCATATATGGGACATACCGAAGCATTACAAAAGGAAGCGGAGCTTGTGGATAGGGATCTCCGAATCATTGAAATGACGTACCAActgataaaaaagaatcgCAATTCGAAATGA
- the UTP21 gene encoding rRNA-processing protein UTP21 (Subunit of U3-containing 90S preribosome and SSU processome complexes~similar to YLR409C), giving the protein MSIDLKKRKVEEGVRSKGKNSKVFSPFRIIGNVSNGIPFATGTLGSTFYIVTSVGNTFQIYDANTLHLLFVSEKETPSPIVALSAHFHYVYAAYENKVGIYKRGVEEHLLELETDASVQHLCVFGDYLCASTDDNSIFIFKKSDSQDKYPSEFYTKLTVAEIQGGEIVSLQHLATYLNKLTVVTKSNVLLFNVRTGKLVYTSNEFPDQITTAEPAPVLDIIALGTITGEVIMFNMRKGKKVRTIRIPQSRVSSLSFRTDGSSHLSVGTSSGDLIFYDLDRRSRIHVLKNIHRESYGGVTEATFLNGQPIIVTSGGDNSLKEYVFDPSLSQGSGDVVVQPPRYLRSRGGHSQPPSCIAFADSQSHFMLSASKDRSLWAFSLRKDAQSQEMSQRLHKKQDGGRVGGSTIKAKFPEIVALAIENARIGEWENIVTAHKDEKFARTWDMRNKRVGRWTFGTTDDGFVKSVAISQCGNFGFVGSSNGSITIYNMQSGILRKKYKLHKRAVTGIALDGMNRKMVSCGLDGIVGFYDFNKSTLLGKLKLDAPITSMVYHRSSDLFALALDDLSIVVIDAVTQRVVRQLWGHSNRITAFDFSPEGRWIVSASLDSTIRTWDLPTGGCIDGIIVDNVATNVKFSPNGDLLATTHVTGNGICIWTNRAQFKAVSTRTIDESEFERMALPSTSVRGNDSMLSGALESNEGEDLNDIDFTTYTSLEQIDKDLLTLSIGPRSKMNTLLHLDVIRQRSKPKEAPKKSEKLPFFLQLSGEKVGDEASGREGIAHETPEEIHRRDQEAQKKLDAEEQMNKFRVTGRLGFESHFTKQLREGSQSNDYSLLLATLINLSPAAVDLEIRSLNSFEPFDEIVWFIDALTQGLKSNRNFELYETFISLLFKAHGDVIHANNKNQDIAIALQNWENVHKNEDRLDDLVKFCMGVANFVTTA; this is encoded by the coding sequence ATGTCTATcgacttgaaaaaaagaaaagttgaagaagGTGTAAGAAGTAAAGGGAAAAATTCTAAAGTATTTTCCCCATTCAGGATTATTGGTAATGTTAGTAATGGTATTCCTTTTGCTACTGGTACGTTGGGCTCTACCTTCTACATTGTAACAAGTGTTGGAAATACATTTCAAATATACGATGCGAATACCTTACATTTACTTTTTGTTTCCGAGAAAGAAACACCATCTCCAATTGTAGCATTATCTGCACACTTTCACTACGTGTACGCAGCATATGAAAACAAGGTTGGTATTTACAAGAGGGGTGTTGAAGAACATTTGCTTGAATTAGAAACTGACGCAAGTGTCCAGCATTTGTGCGTATTTGGTGATTATCTTTGCGCTTCCACCGATGAcaattccatttttatattcaagAAGTCCGATTCGCAAGATAAATACCCATCAGAATTCTATACTAAACTTACCGTTGCTGAAATTCAAGGTGGCGAAATTGTGTCTTTACAACATTTGGCAACTTATTTGAATAAATTAACTGTGGTTACCAAATCCAACGTTTTGCTTTTCAACGTCAGAACTGGGAAGCTTGTTTACACATCGAACGAATTTCCCGACCAAATTACGACCGCTGAACCAGCACCAGTCCTGGATATCATTGCCCTAGGTACGATTACCGGTGAGGTTATTATGTTTAATATGAGAAAAGGTAAGAAAGTCCGCACAATTAGGATTCCGCAATCAAGAGTCTCATCATTGAGTTTTAGGACCGATGGTTCTTCCCATTTAAGTGTAGGAACAAGCAGTGGTGATCTAATCTTCTATGATTTGGACCGTCGTTCAAGAATACATGTTCTGAAAAACATTCACAGAGAATCATACGGTGGTGTCACTGAGGCTacttttttgaatggtCAACCTATTATTGTTACATCAGGTGGTGACAATTCGCTAAAAGAATACGTCTTCGACCCGTCATTATCCCAGGGAAGCGGTGATGTAGTTGTTCAACCACCAAGATATTTACGTTCCAGAGGGGGCCATTCTCAGCCACCTTCCTGCATTGCGTTTGCTGATTCCCAATCACACTTCATGCTATCAGCATCCAAAGATAGATCACTTTGGGCCTTTTCTCTGCGTAAAGATGCACAATCACAAGAAATGTCTCAAAGATTACACAAGAAGCAAGATGGCGGCAGGGTAGGTGGTAGTACAATCAAAGCTAAGTTTCCTGAAATAGTAGCGCTTgcaattgaaaatgctAGAATAGGTGAATGGGAAAATATTGTCACTGCACAtaaggatgaaaaatttgcaagAACCTGGGATATGCGAAATAAAAGAGTTGGTAGGTGGACTTTTGGTACTACTGATGATGGATTTGTTAAGTCTGTGGCCATCTCTCAATGTGGTAATTTTGGATTTGTCGGATCCTCTAATGGTTCCATTACCATTTATAATATGCAAAGTGGTATACTCCGtaaaaagtataaattGCACAAAAGGGCAGTTACCGGTATAGCCTTAGACGGTATGAATCGTAAAATGGTTTCTTGTGGACTAGATGGTATCGTTGGTTTTTATGACTTCAACAAGTCAACATTGTTGGGTAAATTGAAATTGGATGCTCCTATTACCTCAATGGTCTATCATCGTTCTTCTGATCTATTTGCTTTGGCTTTAGACGACTTATCAATTGTGGTTATTGACGCAGTTACTCAAAGGGTTGTCCGTCAATTATGGGGTCATAGTAACAGGATCACTGCATTTGATTTCTCTCCTGAAGGCCGTTGGATTGTTTCTGCTTCTCTAGATTCCACCATTAGGACTTGGGATCTTCCAACCGGAGGATGCATCGATGGTATCATAGTAGATAATGTTGCCACAAATGTAAAGTTTTCTCCAAATGGTGATTTGCTTGCCACTACACATGTTACCGGTAATGGTATATGTATCTGGACCAACAGAGCGCAATTCAAGGCAGTCTCGACCAGAACTATCGATGAGTctgaatttgaaagaatggCCTTACCTAGCACATCTGTTAGGGGGAATGACTCGATGCTGTCGGGGGCTTTAGAAAGCAATGAAGGAGAAGACCTAAATGATATTGATTTCACCACTTATACATCATTGGAACAGATCGATAAGGATCTGTTGACATTATCTATAGGACCGAGAAGTAAGATGAACACATTGCTTCATTTGGACGTTATCAGACAACGTTCTAAGCCAAAGGAAGCTCCAAAGAAATCAGAAAAgcttccatttttcttacAACTATCTGGAGAAAAGGTTGGAGATGAAGCCTCTGGAAGAGAAGGTATAGCACATGAAACACCAGAAGAAATCCATCGCAGGGATCAAGAAGCACAAAAGAAGTTAGATGCAGAAGAGCAAATGAATAAATTTAGAGTCACAGGAAGGTTAGGATTTGAATCACATTTTACAAAGCAATTACGAGAGGGTTCACAATCTAATGACTATTCATTATTGCTGGCTACACTAATAAACCTCTCGCCTGCCGCAGTGGATTTAGAGATAAGATCATTGAATTCCTTTGAGccatttgatgaaattgtaTGGTTCATCGATGCGTTAACACAAGGATTGAAGAGCAATAGGAATTTTGAACTCTATGAAACGTTTATTAGTTTACTGTTCAAGGCACACGGCGATGTTATTCACGCCAACAACAAGAATCAAGATATTGCCATTGCTCTTCAAAATTGGGAGAATGTACATAAGAACGAAGATAGATTGGATGATCTTGTCAAGTTTTGCATGGGAGTGGCAAATTTTGTCACCACCGCGTAA
- the VIP1 gene encoding inositol polyphosphate kinase VIP1 (Inositol hexakisphosphate and inositol heptakisphosphate kinase~similar to YLR410W): protein MSGIKQELIEPDGVPQQEARSNSPSTPSEMSPLFLNKNTQKAMQSIAPILEGFSPKTSASENMSLKLPPPGIQDNHSEENLTVHDTLQRTISTELGNGNSANKVMTSSLKKVDSDSKSETDPEGLPSNSSIDNEAGNMNSASKTGSPHAPQGIMDIEQANVGTSSAPTSSTSSRKSSTSHPKPRLPKIGKIGVCAMDAKVLSKPMRHILNRLIEHGEFETVIFGDKVILDERIENWPTCDFLISFFSSGFPLDKAIKYVKLRKPFIINDLIMQKILWDRRLCLQVLEAYSVPTPPRLEISRDGGPRANEELRAKLREHGVEVKPVEEPEWKMVDDDTLEVDGRTMTKPFVEKPVDGEDHNIYIYYHSKNGGGGRRLFRKVGNKSSEFDPTLVHPRTEGSYIYEQFMDTDNFEDVKAYTIGENFCHAETRKSPVVDGIVRRNTHGKEVRYITELSDEEKTIAGKVSKAFSQMICGFDLLRVSGKSYVIDVNGFSFVKDNKAYYDSCANILRSTFIEAKKKMDMEKKNLPIIREEKEQKWVFKGLAIIIRHADRTPKQKFKHSFTSPIFISLLKGHKEEVVIRNVNDLKIVLQALRIALDEKAGNPAKIKVLANALEKKLSFPGTKIQLKPVLNKENEVEKVQFILKWGGEPTHSAKYQATELGEQMRQDFDLLNKSILQNIKIFSSSERRVLHTAQYWTRALFGADELGSDEISIRKDLLDDSNAAKDLMDKVKKKLKPLLREGKEAPPQFAWPSKMPEPYLVIKRVVELMNYHKKIMDNNFAKKDVNSMQTRWCTSEDPSLFKERWDKLFKEFNNAEKVDPSKISELYDTMKYDALHNRQFLENIFDPGLPNEAIADELGSHSLVDRYPINVLAKNNFKIIDSHSMNSSSKNSSNSVGSLGWVLESGKTSTARNPKSSSQFDEPRFMQLRELYKLAKVLFDFICPKEYGISDAEKLDIGLLTSLPLAKQILNDIGDMKNRETPACVAYFTKESHIYTLLNIIYESGIPMRIARNALPELDYLSQITFELYESTDASGQKSHSIRLKMSPGCHTQDPLDVQLDDRHYISCIPKISLTKHLDMDYVQQKLRNKFTRVIMPPKFTPVNITSPNLSFQKRKTRRKSVSVEKSKLPASSGSSSSTSVNKTLE from the coding sequence ATGAGTGGGATAAAGCAGGAACTAATTGAACCGGATGGGGTTCCGCAACAGGAGGCTAGAAGTAACTCACCTAGTACACCTTCTGAGATGTCACCCCTTTTCTTGAACAAGAACACACAAAAGGCTATGCAATCTATTGCTCCAATATTAGAGGGGTTTAGTCCCAAGACATCAGCTAGTGAAAACATGTCTTTGAAATTGCCACCACCCGGAATTCAAGATAATCATAGCGAGGAGAATCTCACTGTGCATGATACACTGCAAAGAACCATAAGCACCGAATTAGGAAATGGAAACAGTGCTAATAAAGTTATGACCTCAAGTTTAAAGAAAGTTGATAGTGATTCAAAGTCGGAAACTGATCCTGAGGGTCTTCCCAGCAATTCTAGTATTGACAACGAAGCAGGTAACATGAACTCTGCCTCCAAGACCGGATCACCTCATGCACCTCAAGGAATAATGGATATTGAGCAGGCCAATGTGGGAACTAGCTCGGCACCAACATCATCTACTTCTTCGCGCAAGTCCTCGACTAGTCATCCAAAGCCTAGGCTACCGAAGATAGGGAAAATTGGGGTATGTGCAATGGATGCAAAGGTGCTTTCAAAGCCGATGAGACACATTTTGAATCGTTTAATAGAGCATGGTGAATTTGAAACTGTCATTTTCGGAGATAAAGTGATTCTAGATGAAAGAATCGAAAATTGGCCAACATGCGACTTTTTgatatctttcttttcttcaggaTTTCCCTTAGATAAGGCAATTAAGTATGTCAAACTACGGAAGCCTTTTATCATCAATGACTTAATAATGCAGAAGATATTGTGGGACAGAAGACTATGCTTACAAGTATTAGAAGCCTATAGCGTTCCAACACCTCCTAGACTGGAAATCAGTAGAGATGGTGGTCCCCGAGCCAACGAAGAATTAAGGGCAAAATTACGTGAACATGGTGTAGAAGTCAAACCTGTTGAAGAACCGGAGTGGAAAATGGTGGATGATGATACTTTAGAAGTTGATGGCAGAACTATGACTAAACCCTTTGTTGAAAAGCCCGTTGATGGTGAGGACCACAACATTTATATCTACTATCATTCTAAGAATGGGGGAGGTGGTCGTCGTTTATTTCGTAAAGTTGGTAACAAGTCTTCTGAGTTTGATCCTACTTTGGTTCATCCTCGTACTGAAGGGTCTTACATTTATGAACAATTTATGGATACTGATAATTTCGAAGATGTGAAGGCTTATACGATtggagaaaatttttgcCACGCTGAAACTAGAAAATCGCCTGTAGTTGATGGGATAGTTAGAAGAAATACTCATGGTAAAGAAGTTAGATATATTACTGAGTTATCGGACGAAGAGAAAACCATTGCTGGGAAAGTCTCCAAAGCATTTTCCCAAATGATTTGTGGCTTTGATCTACTTCGCGTTTCTGGTAAAAGTTACGTCATTGATGTCAACGGGTTTTCTTTCGTAAAGGATAACAAAGCTTACTATGATTCGTGTGCCAATATATTAAGAAGTACTTTTATTGaagccaaaaagaaaatggatatggaaaagaagaatctGCCCATCATTCGTGAAGAGaaggaacaaaaatggGTATTTAAAGGGCTGGCTATCATTATACGTCATGCTGACAGAACGCCAAAgcaaaaattcaaacatTCATTTACTTCGCCAATTTTTATATCGCTACTAAAAGGTCACAAGGAAGAGGTTGTCATTCGAAATGTTAATGATCTAAAGATTGTTCTCCAAGCTTTAAGAATTGCGTTAGACGAAAAAGCAGGAAATCCAGCCAAAATCAAAGTGTTAGCAAATGCTCTAGAAAAGAAGCTAAGTTTTCCAGGTACTaaaattcaattgaaacCGGTTTTAAATAAAGAGAACGAAGTGGAAAAAGTCCAGTTTATTCTAAAATGGGGTGGTGAACCCACTCATTCTGCCAAATATCAGGCGACTGAGCTCGGAGAGCAAATGAGACAAGATTTTGACTTATTAAATAAGAGTATTCTACAAAACATTAAGATATTCTCATCATCTGAGAGACGTGTTCTCCATACAGCGCAGTATTGGACCAGAGCCCTTTTTGGAGCCGATGAATTAGGGAGCGATGAAATCAGTATTAGAAAGGATCTTTTAGACGACAGTAATGCTGCCAAAGACTTAATGGATAAggtgaaaaagaagctgaaaCCGCTCTTAAGAGAGGGGAAGGAAGCTCCTCCACAATTTGCATGGCCTTCAAAAATGCCGGAGCCATATTTAGTGATAAAGCGAGTGGTTGAATTAATGAATTACCATAAGAAAATCATGGATAATAACTTTGCTAAAAAGGATGTCAACTCGATGCAAACAAGATGGTGTACATCCGAAGATCCCAGCTTGTTTAAGGAAAGGTGGgataaactttttaaagAGTTCAATAACGCTGAAAAGGTCGATCCTTCtaaaatttctgaattGTACGATACTATGAAGTATGACGCTCTTCATAATAGGCAGTTCTTGGAGAACATATTCGATCCAGGGCTTCCAAATGAGGCTATTGCCGATGAGCTGGGCAGTCACTCTTTGGTTGACCGTTACCCAATTAACGTTCTCGCaaaaaacaatttcaagataATAGACAGCCATAGTATGAATAGTTCCAGCAAGAACAGCAGTAATAGTGTTGGTTCTTTAGGTTGGGTTCTGGAAAGTGGGAAAACTTCTACGGCCAGAAACCCCAAATCTTCTTCTCAATTCGATGAGCCACGCTTTATGCAATTGCGAGAACTGTATAAGCTGGCCAAAGTgttgtttgattttatcTGCCCCAAAGAATATGGTATTTCAGATGCAGAGAAACTGGATATTGGTTTGCTGACTTCGTTGCCTTTGGCTAAGCAAATACTAAATGATATAGGAGATATGAAAAACAGAGAAACTCCAGCTTGTGTTGCGTACTTCACCAAAGAGTCACATATTTACACCTTACTGAATATCATATATGAATCTGGTATTCCAATGAGGATCGCTAGAAATGCCTTGCCAGAACTCGACTATTTGTCGCAGATTACTTTTGAACTTTATGAAAGCACGGATGCTTCTGGCCAAAAATCACATTCCATTAGGCTGAAAATGTCCCCTGGGTGTCATACTCAAGATCCGCTAGATGTTCAATTGGATGACAGGCACTATATCAGTTGTATCCCGAAAATTTCCCTGACGAAACACTTGGATATGGACTACGTTCAACagaaattgagaaacaaaTTTACCAGAGTGATTATGCCTCCGAAATTTACACCTGTAAACATTACGAGCCCTAACTTGAGTTTCCAGAAACGCAAAACCAGAAGAAAGTCGGTATCTGTTGAGAAGTCGAAACTTCCTGCCTCGTCTGgatcttcatcatctacTTCAGTTAACAAGACATTAGAATAG
- the CTR3 gene encoding high-affinity Cu transporter CTR3 (High-affinity copper transporter of the plasma membrane~similar to YLR411W) — protein MNMGGTSSTAAKKATCKISMLWNWYTIDTCFIARSWRNDTKGKFAGSCIGCFALVVVAQWLTRFSRQFDVELLKRQKIKHLASYSPEEYVVKCGDEDAKSDMEELQGFYNEPSWKTTLISLQKSFIYSFYVWGPRRLNEPEDDLLKKVLSCCTLVTPVDLYPTFLDHMIRVTIFVLQWGLSYIIMLLFMYYNGYIIISCLIGAIVGRFIFCYEPLGSLGSSGSAQGTVSYDKESDDRKCCL, from the coding sequence atgaatatgGGAGGTACTAGCAGCACTGCTGCCAAAAAAGCAACCTGTAAAATATCGATGTTATGGAATTGGTATACAATTGATACGTGTTTCATTGCTAGATCCTGGAGAAATGACACCAAAGGTAAATTTGCTGGTTCTTGTATTGGCTGTTTTGCACTTGTGGTGGTAGCTCAATGGCTTACTCGTTTTTCAAGGCAGTTTGATGTGGAACTATTAAAAAGGCAGAAAATTAAGCATTTGGCTAGCTACTCACCAGAGGAGTATGTTGTTAAATGTGGAGATGAGGATGCTAAATCTGATATGGAAGAACTACAAGGCTTCTACAACGAACCAAGTTGGAAAACaactttaatttctttacaaaaGAGTTTCATTTATAGTTTCTACGTTTGGGGTCCAAGAAGATTGAATGAACCAGAAGACGACTTGCTAAAGAAGGTTTTATCATGCTGTACATTAGTAACGCCAGTTGATCTGTACCCCACTTTTTTAGACCATATGATAAGAGTTACAATATTTGTACTACAGTGGGGACTATCTTATATCATCATGCTGTTATTCATGTACTATAACGGCtatatcattattagtTGTTTAATAGGTGCTATCGTCGGTCGTTTCATATTTTGCTATGAACCTCTGGGCTCATTGGGTTCGAGTGGATCAGCCCAGGGCACAGTGAGTTATGATAAAGAGAGTGACGATCGTAAATGCTGCTtgtag
- the BER1 gene encoding Ber1p (Protein involved in microtubule-related processes~similar to YLR412W): MDLEATRTKFKKTGKKVLPAKSFEEIVRANRDVLKESVFLSNLFQILQPHVNNIKKIRCLAIGNFREDFPATYQFTLLLEIIDYIKSEDDRDVLISLYDPIFTKEEIQYLKSLGSRWLIEEEFLESDARDYESVLYFLPHAPLDLTENILSSQRPHLWLANNMISHTDRYTKAKLCEKYPNLGKLVHYLQPNTALEGKKLHDVDDFETFIPKRKRKNRNNSSKLKVKLPEIDYNSIATKFKSCQILTDFDEGKYLKEKPWINSFSDLTLHAIEY; this comes from the coding sequence ATGGATTTAGAAGCAACTAGAACAAAGTTTAAGAAAACTGGAAAGAAGGTACTGCCTGCTaaatcatttgaagaaattgtgCGGGCTAATAGGGATGTTTTGAAGGAATCGGTGTTTCTCTCAAatttatttcaaattttacAACCACATGTCAATaacatcaagaaaatacGATGTCTTGCAATTGGAAATTTTAGGGAGGATTTTCCTGCGACATACCAATTCACTCTTCTTCTAGAGATTATTGATTACATAAAAAGCGAGGACGACAGGGATGTCCTTATTTCCTTATATGACCCAATATTTACTAAAGAAGAGATACAGTACTTGAAAAGTTTAGGAAGCAGGTGGTTAATAGAGGAAGAATTTTTAGAGAGCGATGCAAGGGATTATGAATCTGTATTATATTTCCTTCCCCATGCTCCTTTGGATTTGACTGAGAATATACTATCATCACAGCGGCCACACTTATGGCTAGCAAATAATATGATATCACACACCGATAGATACACTAAAGCAAAACTTTGTGAAAAATACCCTAATTTAGGTAAGCTAGTTCATTACTTGCAGCCTAACACTGCGCTAGAAGGTAAGAAACTCCATGATGtagatgattttgaaacattCATTCcgaagaggaaaagaaaaaacagaaaCAACTCTTCCAAACTCAAGGTCAAACTGCCTGAGATAGACTATAATTCAATAGCAACGAAGTTCAAGTCCTGCCAAATACTCACAGATTTTGATGAAGGAAAGtatttgaaggaaaaacCCTGGATCAATTCCTTCTCTGATTTGACGTTACATGCTATAGAGTATTAG